A DNA window from Microcystis aeruginosa NIES-843 contains the following coding sequences:
- the moaA gene encoding GTP 3',8-cyclase MoaA, translated as MNQIDYLRISLIDRCNFRCQYCLPEDAELAYVRPQDLLTREEILTLVKNVFIPLGFRKFRLTGGEPLLHPEVVEIVRDIASLSATSDLALTTNGYLLDNLAEMLYEAGLRRINISLDSLDPDTFDKIIGNRGRSRWQKTWAGIQAAQRVGFDPLKLNVVVIPGINEAEVEDLAALTIEKRWHVRFIEFMPIGNGDLFQEKAWIANEELRGRIRAKWGLNEGQVRGNGPADVFQIPGAKGTIGFISQMSECFCDRCNRLRLSADGWLRPCLLNETGQIDLKTALRQGISPAEIRERVRELIELKAEINFKLRDSGTSSGIYTRTMSQIGG; from the coding sequence ATGAACCAAATCGACTATCTCAGGATTAGTTTAATCGATCGCTGTAACTTTCGCTGTCAGTATTGTCTGCCTGAAGATGCAGAATTGGCCTATGTTCGACCGCAAGATTTACTCACCCGGGAGGAAATTCTTACTTTAGTCAAAAATGTCTTTATTCCCCTCGGTTTCCGCAAATTTCGCCTTACTGGTGGGGAACCTCTCTTACATCCCGAAGTAGTGGAGATTGTGCGCGATATCGCCTCTTTATCTGCCACTAGCGATTTAGCCTTGACCACTAATGGCTATTTACTTGACAATTTAGCCGAAATGTTGTATGAAGCCGGACTAAGACGGATTAATATCAGTTTAGACTCCCTCGACCCCGACACTTTCGATAAGATTATCGGTAATCGCGGCCGGAGTCGTTGGCAAAAAACTTGGGCAGGTATTCAAGCGGCCCAGAGGGTGGGTTTTGACCCCTTAAAATTGAATGTGGTGGTGATTCCGGGGATAAATGAGGCAGAAGTGGAAGATTTAGCGGCTTTGACCATTGAGAAGCGTTGGCACGTCCGTTTTATCGAGTTTATGCCCATCGGTAACGGTGATTTATTTCAAGAAAAAGCTTGGATTGCGAACGAGGAATTAAGGGGGCGAATTCGGGCAAAATGGGGCTTAAATGAGGGTCAAGTGCGGGGAAATGGTCCAGCCGATGTTTTTCAAATTCCGGGGGCTAAGGGTACAATTGGCTTTATTAGTCAGATGTCGGAATGTTTTTGCGATCGCTGTAACCGACTACGTCTCTCGGCCGATGGTTGGTTGCGTCCCTGTCTCCTCAACGAAACCGGACAAATTGACCTAAAAACTGCCCTCCGTCAAGGAATTTCGCCGGCAGAAATCAGGGAAAGAGTGCGGGAATTAATAGAACTGAAAGCAGAAATAAACTTTAAACTGCGTGATTCTGGCACATCAAGCGGCATTTATACCCGTACTATGTCCCAAATTGGCGGCTAA
- a CDS encoding PCP reductase family protein, whose product MEALDFSDQLQWTAEAKAKLKNIPYFVRSQARQRIEELARHAGSDRVTVEMVEQARIEFGQ is encoded by the coding sequence ATGGAAGCTCTAGATTTTTCCGATCAACTACAATGGACCGCAGAAGCAAAAGCAAAACTGAAAAATATTCCCTATTTTGTTCGTTCCCAAGCGCGTCAAAGGATAGAAGAATTAGCTCGTCATGCCGGTTCCGATCGAGTTACCGTGGAAATGGTAGAACAGGCTAGAATAGAATTCGGACAGTAG
- a CDS encoding Uma2 family endonuclease produces the protein MLSATETKYYTPEEYLALEETSEDKNEYRQGEIIPMVGATTNHNQIAGNFYRRFPLTINNQDYYTYMETVRLWLSDYSIYTYPDVMVIKGQPLYQGNSQSNVINPLIIVEVLSNSTQAYDRGDKFKFYRSLPTFQEYILIEQSSYSVELYYKQKDDQWLIDFVTGENAVLQLVSVDWQISFQDLYQRVNFDLAET, from the coding sequence ATGTTAAGCGCTACCGAAACTAAATATTATACTCCCGAAGAATATCTAGCTCTGGAGGAAACGTCCGAAGATAAAAATGAATATCGTCAAGGAGAAATTATCCCAATGGTAGGAGCTACCACTAATCACAATCAGATTGCTGGAAACTTCTATCGAAGATTTCCTCTGACTATCAATAATCAAGATTATTATACCTACATGGAAACGGTGCGTTTATGGCTGTCAGATTATAGTATTTACACCTATCCCGATGTGATGGTGATTAAAGGTCAACCTCTCTATCAAGGGAATAGTCAATCTAACGTGATCAATCCTTTAATTATTGTCGAAGTTCTCTCTAATTCTACCCAAGCTTATGACCGAGGGGATAAGTTTAAATTCTATCGTTCCTTGCCAACTTTTCAGGAATATATTCTGATCGAACAATCTAGTTATAGTGTGGAACTTTACTATAAACAAAAGGATGATCAATGGTTAATTGATTTCGTCACGGGGGAAAATGCGGTTTTACAATTGGTGTCGGTGGATTGGCAGATTTCTTTTCAAGATTTATATCAAAGAGTCAATTTCGACCTAGCAGAAACCTAA
- a CDS encoding Uma2 family endonuclease: protein MLSATETKYYTPEEYLALEETSEDKNEYRQGEIIPMVGATTNHNQICLNFCRNFPLNINNQDYYTYMETVRLWLSDYSIYTYPDVMVIQGQPLYQGNSQSNVINPLIIVEILSNSTQAYDRGDKFKFYRSLPTFQEYILIEQSSYSVERYYKQKDDQWLIDFVTGENAVLQLVSVDWQISFQDLYQRVNFDLAET from the coding sequence ATGTTAAGCGCTACTGAAACTAAATATTATACTCCCGAAGAATATCTAGCTCTGGAGGAAACATCCGAAGATAAAAATGAATATCGTCAAGGAGAAATTATCCCAATGGTAGGAGCCACCACTAATCACAATCAGATTTGTCTAAATTTTTGCCGTAATTTTCCCTTAAATATCAATAATCAAGATTATTATACCTATATGGAAACGGTGCGTTTATGGCTATCAGATTATAGCATTTACACCTATCCCGATGTGATGGTGATTCAAGGTCAACCTCTCTATCAAGGCAATAGTCAATCTAACGTGATCAATCCTTTAATTATTGTCGAAATTCTCTCCAATTCTACCCAAGCTTATGATCGAGGGGATAAGTTTAAATTCTATCGTTCCTTGCCAACTTTTCAGGAATATATTCTGATCGAACAATCTAGTTATAGTGTGGAACGTTACTATAAACAAAAGGATGATCAATGGTTAATTGATTTCGTCACGGGGGAAAATGCGGTTTTACAATTGGTGTCGGTAGATTGGCAGATTTCTTTTCAAGATTTATATCAAAGAGTAAATTTCGACCTAGCAGAAACCTAA
- the ftsY gene encoding signal recognition particle-docking protein FtsY, with protein sequence MFNWFRRQKVQPEQEQTPPAPVEDTPSEATPTTSEATSQEEYLDWAKKAFKNIQEKKATAEAVVSETPETSIAETEPPQEQEPVKEEETEDNTPAWLKKSDRLEILKETAIETPTEPDEDFIWSAKVLANQGRQAEDVSEEEITWLKKLRQGLGKTRRSLVNQLKAVVGQGPLNQDAVEEIEALLLQADVGVDATDYIITTLQNKLKQEALPPEKAIEYLKEIIREILDAPLANYSNPGFEPEKGKLNIWMLTGVNGVGKTTTIGKLAHLSKQSGYSCMIAAADTFRAAAVEQVKVWGERSQVEVIANPGKNTDPAAVVYDGIEAAKSREIELLLVDTAGRLQNKKNLMAELSKIRRIIDKKAESAVVESLLVLDATLGQNGLRQAEVFSEAAQLSGVILTKIDGTAKGGVALAVARQLNLPIRFVGAGEGIEDLRPFSSYEFVEALLSGD encoded by the coding sequence ATGTTTAACTGGTTCCGTCGTCAGAAAGTCCAACCCGAACAAGAACAAACACCCCCCGCACCCGTAGAGGACACCCCCAGCGAGGCAACCCCGACGACTAGCGAGGCAACCAGTCAGGAAGAGTATTTAGATTGGGCCAAAAAAGCCTTTAAAAATATTCAAGAGAAAAAAGCCACGGCCGAGGCCGTCGTGAGCGAAACCCCTGAAACATCCATTGCTGAAACGGAACCTCCGCAAGAGCAAGAACCAGTTAAAGAAGAAGAAACCGAGGATAATACCCCCGCATGGCTGAAAAAATCTGATCGCCTCGAAATTCTTAAAGAAACCGCCATCGAAACCCCCACAGAACCAGATGAAGATTTTATCTGGTCGGCCAAAGTTTTAGCCAATCAGGGACGACAAGCAGAGGACGTTTCGGAAGAAGAAATCACCTGGTTAAAAAAATTGCGTCAGGGTTTGGGCAAAACGCGCCGCAGCTTGGTTAATCAGCTTAAGGCCGTGGTCGGTCAGGGTCCCCTCAATCAAGACGCGGTGGAGGAAATCGAAGCTTTATTGCTTCAGGCCGATGTGGGGGTAGATGCCACCGATTATATTATCACTACCCTCCAAAATAAGCTAAAACAGGAAGCTCTGCCCCCCGAAAAAGCGATCGAATATCTCAAAGAAATTATCCGCGAGATTTTAGATGCACCTTTAGCCAATTATAGCAACCCCGGTTTTGAGCCAGAAAAAGGCAAATTAAATATCTGGATGCTCACAGGAGTTAACGGAGTGGGTAAAACGACGACTATCGGCAAATTAGCCCATTTATCTAAACAATCTGGCTATAGCTGTATGATCGCCGCTGCCGACACCTTTCGCGCTGCTGCCGTGGAACAGGTGAAAGTTTGGGGAGAGCGATCGCAAGTCGAAGTAATTGCCAACCCGGGCAAAAATACCGACCCGGCCGCCGTGGTGTACGATGGCATCGAAGCCGCTAAATCCAGGGAGATAGAATTACTCTTAGTAGATACGGCGGGAAGATTGCAGAATAAAAAGAACTTAATGGCAGAATTAAGCAAAATTCGCCGCATTATCGACAAAAAAGCCGAGAGTGCTGTGGTGGAATCGCTTCTAGTTCTCGATGCCACTTTAGGACAAAACGGGCTGCGACAGGCAGAGGTTTTCTCGGAAGCTGCCCAATTAAGCGGCGTGATCCTGACTAAAATCGATGGTACAGCTAAAGGGGGTGTTGCCCTTGCCGTAGCGCGTCAGCTTAACCTACCGATTCGCTTTGTTGGCGCTGGGGAAGGAATCGAGGATCTGCGGCCCTTTTCCAGTTACGAATTCGTGGAAGCTTTACTGAGTGGCGATTAA
- a CDS encoding metal ABC transporter ATP-binding protein: MQTTITVSHLGVYYRGVEALRDITLKIHPGRLTGIIGPNGAGKSTLIKAMLGLIPVQQGTVNYQGQSLQQQLDKVAYVPQRSQIDWTYPVTAWDVVMMGRVRKTGWFRPFSHISRQQALNALERVEMADLRHRPLGQLSGGQQQRVFLARSLAQEAEIFCFDEPFVGVDQKTEGVLFNIFGELAQENKIVMVVNHDLGESISHFADLILLNKELILADQRSKVLTDFNLRRAYGGKVSFYDAMTPPDHRRSSLDYLDRFSKNNAIN, encoded by the coding sequence ATGCAAACGACAATTACAGTTAGTCATCTAGGAGTATATTATCGCGGCGTGGAAGCCCTACGGGATATCACCCTGAAAATTCATCCAGGACGATTAACCGGTATTATCGGTCCCAACGGTGCGGGCAAAAGTACCCTGATCAAAGCCATGCTAGGATTAATTCCCGTACAACAGGGAACCGTTAACTATCAAGGGCAATCTCTACAGCAACAACTGGATAAAGTCGCTTATGTTCCCCAAAGATCTCAAATCGACTGGACCTATCCCGTCACCGCTTGGGATGTGGTAATGATGGGGAGAGTCAGAAAAACGGGTTGGTTTCGTCCTTTTTCCCATATTAGTCGTCAACAGGCTTTAAATGCCCTAGAACGGGTGGAAATGGCTGATTTACGCCATCGTCCCCTCGGTCAGCTGTCGGGGGGACAACAGCAAAGAGTCTTTTTAGCCAGATCTTTGGCCCAAGAAGCGGAGATTTTCTGTTTTGATGAACCTTTCGTTGGGGTAGATCAAAAAACCGAGGGGGTTCTTTTTAATATCTTTGGTGAGTTAGCCCAAGAAAATAAAATTGTCATGGTGGTTAACCATGATTTAGGCGAATCTATCAGCCATTTTGCTGATTTAATCCTCTTAAATAAAGAATTGATCCTCGCCGATCAACGATCTAAGGTCTTAACTGATTTTAATCTCCGGCGTGCCTATGGGGGTAAAGTCTCCTTCTACGATGCCATGACACCACCAGATCATCGCCGATCGAGTCTCGATTATCTCGATCGCTTCTCGAAAAACAATGCGATAAACTAG
- a CDS encoding DUF3119 family protein, with product MTTISPQEVTGTIELAPNYRIPLFLVILSLPLLFLQVWLGIIFSLLGLFLMFQTTRIRLQFTPTSLDVYLSGQQIRSFPYQEWQNWRIFSNKVPILFYFKEINSIHFLPIIFDSATLRLCLEKYYPLAASQAIDSEAN from the coding sequence ATGACAACTATTTCCCCGCAAGAAGTAACAGGAACGATCGAACTGGCTCCTAACTATCGAATTCCCCTGTTTTTGGTAATTTTATCGCTGCCTTTACTCTTTTTACAGGTCTGGCTCGGAATAATTTTCTCCCTGTTAGGGCTATTCTTGATGTTCCAGACTACCCGCATTCGTCTCCAGTTTACCCCCACTTCCTTAGATGTCTATCTGTCCGGGCAACAAATTCGCTCCTTTCCCTACCAAGAATGGCAAAATTGGCGTATTTTCTCGAATAAAGTCCCGATCCTATTTTATTTCAAAGAAATTAACAGCATTCATTTTTTGCCCATTATCTTTGACAGCGCAACCCTGAGACTCTGCCTCGAAAAATACTATCCTTTAGCAGCATCGCAAGCGATCGACTCAGAAGCGAACTAA
- a CDS encoding DUF3086 domain-containing protein, translating into MNSEDFNVLPLDKMTDLPNESVEEFSFDDLWNDRPVENPLPSAIAPEGELVPAAQAQPLRAEIEALERQKQSLAAEISALKAEKERLIAEELGDIKAQIERMLKEGVKDLEQRKQALELAIEQLERRRERIRQEMRSNFAGVSQDIAVRVQGFKDYLVGSLQDLAAAAEQLELPRFETPEKSPRSVEPPLRTEREENPRPSRGSQGRDDREESPRPSRTSNQGRDNWQEPRRSNRSGYESEPVGQSTPRQGFSDQNQRIQALLDRYRSRPDYYGPPWQLRRTFEPIHAERVQQWFFKQGGRGTVRGMGSRLQNILVASAIISIMAELQGDRFRSLVLANSPERLGEWRRGLQDCLGISRADFGPDRGIVLFESPEALIQKAERLIEDKYSPLIIIDDTEERLNFALLQFPYWLAFAPEPQQSSSYW; encoded by the coding sequence ATGAATTCAGAAGATTTTAATGTTTTACCCCTTGACAAAATGACAGACTTACCCAATGAATCTGTCGAAGAATTTAGTTTTGACGATCTCTGGAACGATCGCCCAGTAGAGAATCCGCTGCCATCGGCAATCGCCCCCGAAGGCGAATTAGTTCCCGCAGCGCAGGCGCAACCCCTGCGGGCAGAAATCGAGGCTCTAGAACGGCAAAAACAGAGCCTAGCGGCAGAAATATCGGCGTTAAAAGCGGAAAAAGAACGCTTGATCGCCGAGGAACTAGGAGATATCAAAGCTCAAATCGAAAGAATGCTCAAGGAAGGCGTAAAAGACCTAGAACAACGCAAACAGGCTTTAGAATTGGCGATCGAACAGTTAGAACGCCGTCGTGAGCGTATTCGGCAGGAAATGCGGAGTAATTTCGCCGGAGTCTCCCAGGACATAGCCGTGCGGGTTCAGGGATTTAAAGACTATCTGGTGGGCAGTTTACAGGATTTGGCTGCGGCTGCCGAACAGTTGGAATTACCCCGTTTTGAAACCCCCGAAAAATCCCCCCGCTCCGTGGAACCTCCCCTGCGGACCGAACGGGAGGAAAACCCGCGCCCATCCCGTGGCAGTCAAGGCCGGGATGATCGCGAAGAAAGTCCCCGTCCTTCCCGCACCAGTAACCAAGGCCGGGATAATTGGCAAGAACCCCGTCGTTCTAACCGTTCCGGTTATGAATCGGAACCGGTGGGGCAATCCACCCCTAGACAGGGCTTTTCTGACCAAAATCAGCGCATCCAAGCTCTTTTAGACCGTTATCGCAGTCGTCCTGATTATTACGGTCCCCCTTGGCAACTACGGCGCACTTTTGAACCAATTCACGCCGAACGGGTGCAACAGTGGTTCTTTAAACAGGGAGGCCGGGGTACTGTTCGCGGTATGGGCAGCCGTCTCCAGAATATTCTGGTCGCTTCGGCAATTATCTCGATTATGGCGGAATTACAGGGCGATCGCTTCCGTTCTCTAGTTCTGGCTAATAGTCCCGAACGTTTAGGCGAATGGCGGCGCGGCCTCCAAGATTGTCTCGGCATTTCCCGCGCCGATTTTGGACCAGACCGCGGCATCGTTCTCTTTGAGTCTCCCGAAGCTTTAATTCAAAAAGCGGAACGTTTAATCGAGGATAAGTATTCACCGCTCATTATCATCGATGATACCGAAGAACGGCTCAATTTCGCTCTTTTACAATTCCCCTACTGGTTAGCTTTTGCCCCTGAACCCCAACAAAGTTCTAGTTATTGGTAA
- a CDS encoding PIN domain-containing protein, translating into MTELKNHSCFVDSNIWLYAFSTDKREESKRILAKQLIKEKSIIISTQIINEVSCNLLKKHKLDEKQLFKLIVSFYSKYQVISFNLDIFESAYNLRTQYHLSFWDSLVIACASFSDANIGT; encoded by the coding sequence ATGACAGAACTTAAAAATCATAGTTGTTTTGTTGATTCTAATATTTGGCTTTATGCTTTTTCCACTGATAAAAGAGAAGAAAGTAAAAGAATATTGGCAAAACAATTAATTAAAGAAAAGTCCATCATTATTAGTACCCAAATAATTAATGAGGTTTCTTGTAATTTACTTAAAAAGCATAAGCTTGATGAAAAACAACTGTTTAAATTAATTGTTTCCTTTTATAGCAAATATCAAGTTATCTCATTTAATCTTGATATTTTTGAATCTGCATATAATCTGAGAACTCAATATCATCTATCATTTTGGGATAGTTTAGTGATTGCTTGCGCTTCATTTTCTGATGCAAATATTGGGACTTAA